One genomic segment of Carassius carassius chromosome 21, fCarCar2.1, whole genome shotgun sequence includes these proteins:
- the LOC132097710 gene encoding uncharacterized protein LOC132097710 — MSRFREALKENESGKKNPKMPQKQKEAKHKDNAVISKDRLPLIGSSRNKSAARPSLSTPQAEPRKRSHPPVSSVAPDIMTPWEGSSHSESSFTSFPPPVSPLPLAHSKPITAPDPKPPPPPPQITNTEPENSLSARVKRKPLPPRHPSRPPRLPPLRQVTNLSFSRSFTFSFFELPVHQSARSRAERLRDLTVLLRQFHY; from the exons ATGTCACGTTTCAGGGAAGCTCTTAAAGAGAATGAATCTGGAAAGAAGAACCCTAAGATGCCTCAAAAACAAAAAGAGGCTAAACATAAG GACAATGCAGTGATATCGAAGGATAGGCTCCCACTGATTGGTTCATCAAGAAATAAATCAGCAG CGAGGCCCTCTCTATCCACTCCTCAGGCCGAACCGAGGAAACGCAGCCATCCTCCCGTTTCATCTGTGGCCCCTGACATCATGACACCCTGGGAAGGCTCCTCCCACTCCGAGTCATCCTTTACCAGTTTTCCCCCTCCAGTTTCACCCCTGCCTCTTGCCCACTCGAAGCCAATCACAGCACCAGATCCTAAGCCTCCACCACCCCCTCCTCAAATCACAAACACCGAACCTGAGAATAGTCTGAGTGCCCGGGTAAAACGCAAGCCGCTCCCACCAAGGCACCCCTCTAGACCTCCCCGTTTGCCCCCTCTGAGGCAAGTCACAAATCTTAGCTTTTCTCGTagcttcacattttcattttttgagctGCCGGTTCACCAGTCTGCACGGAGCAGAGCGGAGCGCCTCAGAGATCTCACTGTGCTGCTGAGGCAGTTTCATTACTAA
- the wdr6 gene encoding WD repeat-containing protein 6 → MACPVESAVMKSTVLVAPVTALEFMGEDFLLTGEGPVLSVYSLQASPKEYASLNVLHNYRIHGIRPSRKHQFGERLFNNVISSESSVLANNKEDIIVFGGKGVRLVSFNTEGRCLKLIGPVLELQDWILDIHWLKTQPHPLLGISLAHNAVLLLDAESGNVLSFYSCVETCLLYSALMIGPNWDSLVLVGGTVFNQLVLWRPTGTKPDGKSQVERRLLGHTGVIFSLCYLQKSGWLASASDDRSVRLWSVGTLGGDAGCGEESPTCLCVLFGHQARVFCVRLASNRVFSAGEDGACLLWKWGGEGKVGRTFRGHRSGGVRALAVSEGSIGCKEGWMATGGADGGVRIWRVAEEKKDCDETHAETQLDLGFKGQGCPKVVRFVGEGELNTILVCTDQGEVYLSQGDSWDVIWQGGAEFQSYCVMDITSIQVQNSDCIVWVCAVGNLNGGVQVFLVGQPGVGALLRAGEGKVHSVLWAKGLFEGSWSWCLLASGSEGLVYRWTITVTEDESGLHMQEETLLPFLLPPCAKRWLTAAVTLSKRKRLYLCGDRRGSLLLYNDTEENVRRNEGRTDLEKKETENKQSDHGSPLSPISTLYGVHGKQGVTSVCEYQELCYSTGRDGSVRILTVEESVLKVRRVQRACRGMEWIEKVLFLGSDGPEVQEKLLNEEIEKRKIDLGSASVAETRFVMVGFHSVHFIIWDPHRQEKLLSVACGGGHRSWAYKHPIYAVTDPQADTLGQGTLVFIKHGAVMASRSLASTETDVNGLTVKEGLHGRGISCICHLGSLTKTGQFSELWEVFVTGGEDTTVGVLAISAKSGTVKVLSVLTDHISNVRALAAIRRRETNEKGGDDDTTSVCSLVFSAGGRAQLQCYRLLIRLDEQQGQPVCQVTQIAGHRLDEQWERKRNRHKTVKMDPETRYMSMSVVHNGTECVLLAMGCSDGAVRLFSVTESSSSVDMLWECFYHQRCVLSVATYKLEDCLDRRLLLLFSATTDGCISVWDLTAVLNSKASVSWQGPSAPFFSIPVHQSGVNALTISPRREMRQMEENVISLATGGDDGQLSLMHIKIDQKKQENGGMSLQLLAHWSVPLAHSSPLTGLCLLSPTLLVTTSPDQRLCLWSMNSDGIHPLKVLFSHTADAAGLWAWFGQEGGAWVVVCGKGLQLFQLTERKMDELHVNRKIKEEERKKVIFPHHVSRTKH, encoded by the exons ATGGCATGTCCTGTAGAGTCTGCTGTGATGAAGAGCACTGTGCTTGTTGCTCCAGTGACTGCACTGGAATTCATGGGGGAGGATTTCCTGCTGACAG GTGAGGGACCAGTCCTCTCTGTGTACAGCCTTCAGGCATCTCCTAAAGAATATGCATCCTTAAATGTTCTTCATAATTACCGTATCCATGGTATACGACCTAGTAGAAAGCATCAGTTTGGAGAGAGACTGTTCAACAATGTAATTTCATCAGAAAGTTCTGTTTTGGCCAACAACAAGGAGGACATCATTGTTTTTGGAGGAAAAGGAGTTCGGCTTGTCAGCTTCAATACTGAAGGACGATGCCTAAAGCTCATTGGTCCTGTCTTGGAGCTTCAAGACTGGATTCTGGACATTCATTGGCTTAAAACACAACCACACCCACTGTTAGGCATATCCTTGGCTCACAATGCTGTGTTGCTTTTAGATGCAGAATCTGGTAATGTTCTTTCCTTCTACTCTTGCGTAGAGACATGTCTTCTTTACTCAGCACTTATGATTGGTCCAAATTGGGATTCTTTAGTGCTGGTAGGTGGGACTGTTTTCAATCAGCTTGTGCTGTGGAGGCCCACAGGGACCAAACCTGATGGCAAGTCCCAGGTAGAGAGACGCCTGTTGGGCCACACTGGAGTTATTTTTAGCCTTTGCTACCTTCAGAAATCTGGGTGGCTGGCATCTGCCTCCGATGACCGAAGTGTCCGTTTGTGGAGTGTTGGCACATTGGGTGGAGATGCAGGCTGTGGAGAGGAATCACCAACATGTCTTTGTGTGCTTTTTGGGCACCAGGCACGGGTCTTCTGTGTCAGGCTTGCATCAAACCGTGTGTTCAGTGCAGGAGAAGATGGAGCTTGCCTGCTCTGGAAATGGGGAGGTGAAGGAAAGGTGGGACGTACATTTAGAGGGCATAGGTCAGGTGGAGTGAGGGCTCTGGCTGTCAGCGAGGGAAGTATAGGCTGTAAGGAGGGATGGATGGCTACCGGAGGTGCAGATGGTGGGGTAAGAATATGGAGAGTGGCAGAGGAGAAGAAAGACTGTGATGAAACTCATGCAGAGACTCAGTTGGATCTGGGGTTTAAAGGGCAGGGTTGTCCCAAAGTGGTCCGATTTGTGGGAGAGGGTGAATTGAATACAATTCTGGTCTGTACTGATCAAGGAGAGGTGTACCTTAGTCAGGGTGACTCCTGGGATGTCATTTGGCAAGGGGGAGCAGAATTCCAGTCCTATTGTGTGATGGATATCACAAGCATCCAAGTCCAGAATTCAGATTGcattgtgtgggtgtgtgcagTGGGTAATCTAAACGGAGGTGTCCAGGTGTTCCTTGTAGGGCAGCCAGGTGTTGGAGCCTTGCTAAGAGCTGGCGAGGGTAAAGTTCACTCTGTACTTTGGGCCAAAGGATTGTTTGAAGGGTCCTGGAGTTGGTGTCTTCTTGCATCAGGCTCAGAGGGACTGGTTTACCGATGGACAATAACAGTGACAGAGGATGAATCAGGCTTGCATATGCAAGAGGAAACTCTTCTTCCATTCCTGCTGCCACCCTGTGCCAAACGCTGGCTGACTGCTGCAGTTACCTTGTCCAAGAGAAAGAGGTTGTATCTTTGTGGTGACCGGAGAGGGTCACTACTGCTCTACAATGATACAGAAGAGAATGTCAGAAGAAATGAAGGAAGAACAGACttagaaaagaaagaaactgaAAACAAGCAATCAGACCATGGTAGTCCTCTGTCTCCCATCAGTACCCTTTATGGAGTGCATGGAAAGCAAGGTGTGACTTCTGTGTGTGAGTATCAAGAATTATGTTACAGTACAGGTCGAGATGGATCTGTAAGAATACTAACTGTTGAAGAAAGTGTCCTGAAGGTACGCAGAGTTCAACGGGCCTGCAGAGGCATGGAGTGGATAGAGAAAGTTCTGTTTCTGGGCTCGGATGGACCTGAGGTACAGGAAAAGTTGCTGAACGAGGAAATCGAGAAGAGGAAGATCGATCTAGGGAGTGCAAGCGTAGCCGAAACTCGGTTTGTAATGGTTGGCTTCCATTCGGTTCACTTCATTATATGGGACCCACACAGACAAGAGAAGCTTTTATCAGTTGCCTGCGGAGGTGGCCATCGATCCTGGGCCTATAAACACCCGATATACGCCGTCACAGATCCTCAAGCAGATACACTTGGACAAGGTACCCTTGTGTTCATCAAGCATGGAGCTGTCATGGCATCACGCTCATTAGCATCCACAGAAACCGATGTGAATGGACTCACAGTGAAAGAGGGGCTACATGGACGAGGCATCAGCTGTATTTGCCATCTTGGTAGTCTCACCAAGACTGGACAATTTTCAGAACTTTGGGAAGTTTTTGTTACTGGAGGGGAGGATACAACAGTAGGTGTACTCGCCATCAGTGCAAAGAGTGGAACTGTTAAAGTGCTCTCAGTTCTAACGGATCATATCTCAAATGTTCGTGCGCTGGCTGCAATCAGAAGAAGAGAAACTAATGAAAAAGGGGGAGATGACGATACCACCTCGGTCTGTTCTTTGGTGTTTTCTGCGGGTGGCCGGGCCCAGCTGCAGTGTTATCGGCTCTTGATTCGTTTGGATGAGCAGCAGGGTCAGCCAGTCTGTCAGGTCACTCAGATAGCTGGCCATCGATTGGATGAACAGTGGGAACGGAAGCGGAACCGACACAAGACTGTCAAAATGGATCCAGAGACaag GTACATGTCCATGTCTGTTGTGCATAATGGGACTGAATGTGTCCTGCTGGCTATGGGCTGTAGTGATGGTGCAGTAAG GCTTTTCAGTGTGACTGAGAGCAGTAGTAGTGTTGACATGCTTTGGGAGTGTTTTTACCATCAGAGGTGTGTGCTCAGCGTCGCCACCTACAAGCTGGAGGATTGCCTGGACAGAAG GCTTTTGTTGCTGTTCAGTGCCACTACAGATGGTTGTATATCTGTGTGGGATTTAACAGCAGTTTTGAACAGTAAGGCTAGTGTCAGCTGGCAGG GTCCATCAGCCCCGTTCTTTTCCATTCCTGTCCATCAAAGTGGAGTCAATGCGCTTACCATTTCACCTAGGAGAGAAATGAGGCAAATGGAGGAGAATGTTATCTCATTGGCCACAGGTGGAGATGATGGACAACTGTCTCTAATGCACATTAAGATAGATCAGAAAAAGCAAGAAAATGGAGGCATGTCTCTACAGCTGCTTGCCCATTGGTCAGTGCCCTTGGCACACTCTTCCCCTCTCACAGGGTTATGCTTACTAAGCCCCACACTACTGGTGACCACCTCACCGGACCAGCGCTTGTGTTTGTGGAGTATGAACAGTGACGGAATCCACCCACTGAAGGTGCTGTTCTCACACACTGCTGATGCAGCTGGGTTGTGGGCGTGGTTTGGACAAGAGGGAGGAGCCTGGGTGGTTGTTTGTGGGAAGGGCTTACAGTTGTTTCAGTTGACAGAAAGAAAAATGGATGAACTGCATGTTAACAGGAAAATAAAggaagaggagagaaagaaagtgaTATTTCCACATCATGTTTCAAGGACAAAACACTGA